The proteins below are encoded in one region of Macrococcus armenti:
- a CDS encoding immunoglobulin-like domain-containing protein: MKKNKGNKKFSLANPSLVLGTMILVGGISPVAANISPVYAAEGDVVTNSEAVCKLNGSSQVTDVDYTAGTYTQYVYVNTDRESLNDLLLFIEANVVDDSSVIIQDATTTKVEIYADPNNTLVPGQPVDYSQLTQQLTPVDYYAEMNQLGVNFGNVNTGYLLKIDGTFDTSSIYDLVIKTMLVGTDGAGVDCQIDLDNVVPKEAPTTEAPTTEAPTTEAPTTEAPTTEAPTTEAPTTEAPTTEAPTTEAPTTEAPTTEAPTTEAPTTEAPTTEAPTPDEPPTIVNTGNNELVVGDSFDPMADVIAMDKEDGDITSDIIVESNNVDTSVPGTYQVIYKVTDSKGNTFTFTRNILVKAQVAPNEVPTITSAGSNNIVEGEAFDPMADVTASDAEDGDLTSEIKIVSNNVDTSTPGTYEIVYQVTDSQGNTMTLTRSIIVSPSTVSNNVPKITSAGSNNLMKGEAFDPMADVTASDVEDGDLTSSIEIVSNNVDTAIPGTYEIVYRVTDSDGNTFDLTRNILVSEAPTTDEPPTIVNTGNNELVVGDSFDPMADVIAMDKEDGDITSDIIVESNNVDTSVPGTYQVIYKVTDSKGNTFTFTRNILVKAQVAPNEVPTITSAGSNNIVEGEAFDPMADVTASDAEDGDLTSEIKIVSNNVDTSTPGTYEIVYQVTDSQGNTMTLTRSIIVSPSTVSNNVPKITSAGSNNLMKGEAFDPMADVTASDVEDGDLTSSIEIVSNNVDTAIPGTYEIVYRVTDSDGNTFDLTRNILVSEAPTTEEPTTEEPTTEEPTTEAPTTEVPTTEVPTTEVPTTEVPTTEVPTTEVPTTEVPTTEVPTTEEPTTEVPTTEVPTTEVPTTEVPTTEVPTTEMPLPTTEVPTTEMPLPTTEAPTTEMPLPTTEAPTTEMPLPTTEAPTTEMPLPTTEAPTTEMPLPTTEAPTTEMPLPTTEAPTTEMPLPTTEVPTTEMPLPTTEAPTTEVPTTEVPTTEAPTTEVPTTEAPTTEAPTTEAPTDAAPVIKSTASNNLIVGDTFDPLDGMVATDPEDGDLTSNIEVISNNVDTSVPGTYQVIYKVFDSKGNSFTFTRNLLVSAQNTPNEIPTITSTGSNNVVIGSEFDPMANVTAMDKEDGDLTSKITIVSNNVDTSKPGTYQVVYRVTDSNGSTMTFTRNILVSEQAGTNNVPVITSANSNKFNVGDKFDPLLGVEATDAEDGNITSDIEITSNNVDTSKAGNYQVVYKVVDSDGNTFTFTRNILVVEPTEAPTTEAPTTEAPTTEAPTTEVPTTEDPTTEAPTTEAPTTEVPTTEAPTTEAPTTEASTTEAPTTEAPTTEEPTTETPNKTSNDKSSGNKSTDGKSTDGKSTDGKSTDDKSTDSNTNEVIIKDSNNNSTSTTTSNDQVTKDKVSEQNDALPLTGEQRNGLLAGAGIMSLLVGLYLTTRKGK; this comes from the coding sequence ATGAAAAAAAATAAAGGAAATAAGAAGTTTTCTCTTGCCAATCCATCTTTAGTATTAGGAACGATGATTTTAGTTGGAGGGATTTCACCAGTTGCAGCAAATATTAGCCCAGTATATGCGGCAGAAGGCGATGTTGTTACTAACTCAGAAGCGGTATGTAAATTAAATGGATCATCTCAAGTTACTGATGTGGATTACACAGCTGGTACTTATACACAATATGTTTATGTAAATACGGATCGCGAATCTTTAAATGATCTGCTTCTATTTATAGAAGCAAATGTTGTTGATGATTCAAGTGTTATTATTCAAGATGCAACAACAACGAAAGTAGAGATTTACGCAGACCCAAACAATACATTAGTACCAGGGCAGCCGGTTGATTACTCACAATTAACACAACAATTAACACCTGTTGACTACTACGCTGAGATGAATCAATTAGGAGTTAACTTTGGCAACGTTAACACTGGTTATTTATTAAAAATTGATGGTACATTTGATACTTCTTCAATATATGATCTTGTAATTAAAACGATGCTTGTTGGAACTGACGGAGCAGGTGTTGATTGTCAAATCGACTTAGATAATGTGGTACCGAAAGAAGCACCAACAACAGAAGCACCAACAACAGAAGCGCCAACAACAGAAGCACCAACAACAGAAGCACCAACAACAGAAGCACCGACAACAGAAGCGCCTACAACAGAAGCACCGACAACAGAAGCGCCAACAACAGAAGCACCGACAACAGAAGCACCAACGACGGAAGCACCGACAACAGAAGCACCAACGACGGAAGCACCGACAACAGAAGCACCAACTCCGGATGAGCCACCAACAATCGTAAATACTGGTAACAACGAATTAGTAGTTGGAGATTCATTTGATCCAATGGCTGATGTTATTGCTATGGATAAAGAAGATGGAGATATCACTTCAGATATTATTGTTGAAAGTAATAATGTTGATACAAGTGTACCTGGTACATACCAAGTTATTTATAAAGTAACTGACTCTAAAGGAAATACATTTACATTCACGCGTAATATCCTTGTAAAAGCTCAAGTTGCTCCAAATGAAGTGCCGACAATTACTTCTGCTGGATCAAATAATATCGTTGAAGGTGAAGCATTTGATCCGATGGCTGATGTAACTGCATCAGATGCAGAGGATGGAGATTTAACTTCAGAAATCAAAATCGTAAGTAATAACGTGGATACTTCAACCCCTGGAACGTATGAAATTGTTTACCAAGTAACTGATTCACAAGGAAACACAATGACTTTAACAAGAAGTATCATTGTTTCTCCAAGTACAGTATCTAACAATGTACCTAAAATTACTTCTGCTGGATCTAACAACTTGATGAAGGGTGAAGCATTTGATCCGATGGCTGATGTAACTGCATCAGACGTAGAAGATGGAGATTTAACTTCAAGTATTGAAATCGTTAGCAACAATGTTGATACTGCTATTCCTGGAACATATGAAATTGTTTACCGTGTAACTGATTCTGATGGCAACACGTTTGATTTAACTAGAAACATACTAGTATCAGAAGCGCCGACGACGGATGAGCCACCAACAATCGTAAATACTGGTAACAACGAATTAGTAGTTGGAGATTCATTTGATCCAATGGCTGATGTTATTGCTATGGATAAAGAAGATGGAGATATCACTTCAGATATTATTGTTGAAAGCAATAATGTTGATACAAGTGTACCTGGTACATACCAAGTTATTTATAAAGTAACTGACTCTAAAGGAAATACATTTACATTCACGCGTAATATCCTTGTAAAAGCGCAAGTTGCTCCAAATGAAGTGCCGACAATTACTTCTGCTGGATCAAATAATATCGTTGAAGGTGAAGCATTTGATCCGATGGCTGATGTAACTGCATCAGATGCAGAGGATGGAGATTTAACTTCAGAAATCAAAATCGTAAGTAATAACGTGGATACTTCAACCCCTGGAACGTATGAAATTGTTTACCAAGTAACTGATTCACAAGGAAACACAATGACTTTAACAAGAAGTATCATTGTTTCTCCAAGTACAGTATCTAACAATGTACCTAAAATTACTTCTGCTGGATCTAACAACTTGATGAAGGGTGAAGCATTTGATCCGATGGCTGATGTAACTGCATCAGACGTAGAAGATGGAGATTTAACTTCAAGTATTGAAATCGTTAGCAACAATGTTGATACTGCTATTCCTGGAACATATGAAATTGTTTACCGTGTAACTGATTCTGATGGCAACACGTTTGATTTAACTAGAAACATACTAGTATCAGAAGCGCCAACAACAGAAGAACCAACAACAGAAGAACCAACAACAGAAGAACCAACAACAGAAGCACCAACAACAGAAGTACCGACAACAGAAGTACCAACAACAGAAGTACCGACAACAGAAGTACCGACAACAGAAGTGCCAACAACAGAAGTGCCAACAACAGAAGTACCAACAACAGAAGTGCCAACAACAGAAGAACCAACAACAGAAGTACCAACAACAGAAGTGCCAACAACAGAAGTACCGACAACAGAAGTGCCGACAACAGAAGTGCCGACAACGGAAATGCCATTACCAACAACAGAAGTGCCAACAACGGAAATGCCATTACCAACAACAGAAGCGCCGACAACGGAAATGCCATTACCAACAACAGAAGCGCCAACAACGGAAATGCCATTACCAACAACAGAAGCGCCGACAACGGAAATGCCATTACCAACAACAGAAGCGCCGACGACGGAAATGCCATTACCAACAACAGAAGCGCCGACGACGGAAATGCCATTACCAACAACAGAAGCGCCAACAACGGAAATGCCATTACCAACAACAGAAGTGCCAACAACGGAAATGCCATTACCAACAACAGAAGCGCCAACAACAGAAGTGCCAACAACAGAAGTACCAACAACAGAAGCACCAACAACAGAAGTGCCAACAACAGAAGCACCAACAACAGAAGCACCAACGACAGAAGCGCCAACTGATGCAGCACCTGTAATTAAATCAACAGCTTCTAACAATTTAATTGTGGGAGATACATTTGACCCATTAGACGGTATGGTTGCTACGGATCCTGAAGATGGAGATTTAACTTCTAATATCGAAGTAATAAGTAATAATGTTGATACAAGTGTTCCGGGAACATATCAAGTAATTTACAAAGTATTTGATTCAAAAGGAAACTCATTTACATTTACACGTAACTTATTAGTATCAGCACAAAATACACCGAATGAAATTCCAACAATTACATCAACTGGATCAAACAATGTTGTAATTGGTTCGGAATTTGATCCTATGGCTAATGTAACTGCTATGGATAAAGAAGACGGAGACTTAACTTCAAAGATTACAATTGTTTCAAATAACGTTGATACATCTAAGCCAGGAACGTATCAAGTAGTGTATAGAGTAACTGATTCAAATGGCAGCACAATGACATTTACACGAAATATTTTAGTATCTGAACAAGCTGGTACTAATAATGTTCCAGTAATTACTTCAGCAAATTCAAATAAATTTAATGTTGGAGATAAATTCGATCCATTATTAGGTGTTGAAGCGACAGACGCAGAAGATGGGAATATCACTAGTGATATTGAAATCACAAGCAATAATGTAGATACTTCTAAAGCAGGAAATTATCAAGTTGTATACAAAGTTGTAGATTCTGATGGCAATACATTTACATTTACAAGAAATATTTTAGTTGTAGAACCAACAGAAGCGCCAACTACGGAAGCGCCAACGACAGAAGCACCGACTACAGAAGCGCCAACAACAGAAGTGCCAACGACAGAAGATCCGACGACGGAAGCGCCAACAACGGAAGCGCCAACGACGGAAGTGCCAACGACAGAAGCACCAACGACGGAAGCGCCAACAACAGAAGCATCGACTACAGAAGCACCAACGACAGAAGCACCAACAACAGAAGAGCCAACAACAGAAACACCAAATAAAACTAGCAATGACAAATCTAGCGGTAATAAATCAACAGATGGTAAATCAACAGATGGTAAATCAACAGATGGTAAATCAACAGATGATAAATCAACTGATAGTAATACAAATGAAGTAATTATCAAAGATAGTAATAACAACTCAACATCGACAACTACTTCAAATGATCAAGTTACAAAAGATAAAGTATCTGAACAAAACGATGCATTACCTTTAACAGGTGAGCAACGTAACGGTTTACTTGCTGGTGCTGGTATCATGAGCTTACTAGTTGGATTATATTTAACAACTAGAAAAGGTAAATAG
- the nhaC gene encoding Na+/H+ antiporter NhaC: protein MSKEKKVIERKDINVFWALVPLMIMIICMLFWVVKLKQAPHIPLMIGTAVAAIVAHRHGFTWEQIEEMMYRGIKMALPAIVIIILVGLVIGAWIGGGIVATMIYYGLKMISPAMFLVTICLICGIVALAIGSSWSTMATVGVAGMGIGLSMDIPAGMIAGAVISGSYFGDKMSPLSDTTNLASGLTGTDLFDHIKHMFFTTIPGLIIALTAYFFIGRQFSGGHLDTTKIDSITKAMEAQFTLSPWLLLVPVAVIVLVALKVPAVPALVVGIILGSGCQFFVQGDSLQVIAKTLQEGYVMKSENALVTELFNKGGLESMFFTISMTIVAMTFGGILEFSGMLEALISKILLVAKSTGSLIAATLASCFTVNATCSEQYISIVVPSRMFLKAFIDKGLHPKNLSRCLEDGGTLTSVFVPWNTCGVFILATLGVHVFDYAPYAILNFVVPIISLIYGYTGFKIVKINKEEQEEFLRQQVQPAEL from the coding sequence ATGTCAAAAGAAAAGAAGGTTATTGAGAGAAAGGACATTAATGTCTTCTGGGCGCTCGTCCCATTAATGATTATGATTATATGTATGTTGTTCTGGGTTGTAAAACTTAAACAAGCACCGCATATCCCGTTAATGATTGGAACAGCGGTAGCAGCAATTGTTGCGCATCGTCACGGTTTTACTTGGGAGCAGATTGAAGAAATGATGTACCGTGGTATAAAGATGGCATTACCTGCAATTGTTATTATTATTTTAGTTGGTCTTGTAATCGGTGCGTGGATTGGTGGCGGTATTGTTGCAACGATGATTTATTACGGACTTAAAATGATATCACCAGCAATGTTTTTAGTAACAATCTGTTTAATATGTGGTATCGTCGCACTTGCTATCGGTTCAAGCTGGTCTACGATGGCGACTGTTGGGGTTGCTGGTATGGGGATTGGATTAAGTATGGATATTCCAGCAGGTATGATTGCTGGTGCTGTAATTTCTGGTAGTTACTTCGGAGACAAGATGAGCCCGTTATCTGATACTACAAACTTAGCATCTGGTTTAACAGGTACAGATTTATTCGATCATATTAAACATATGTTCTTTACTACAATTCCTGGATTAATCATTGCGTTAACTGCTTACTTCTTTATCGGTCGACAGTTTAGTGGTGGTCATTTAGATACGACTAAAATTGATTCGATTACAAAAGCAATGGAAGCGCAGTTCACATTATCACCATGGCTATTGTTAGTACCTGTAGCGGTTATTGTCCTTGTAGCGCTTAAAGTACCTGCAGTACCTGCGCTTGTTGTCGGTATTATATTAGGTTCTGGGTGTCAATTCTTTGTTCAGGGAGATAGTTTACAAGTCATAGCAAAAACACTACAAGAAGGTTATGTTATGAAGTCTGAAAATGCCCTTGTAACGGAGTTATTCAACAAGGGGGGTCTAGAATCGATGTTCTTTACGATTTCGATGACTATTGTTGCGATGACATTTGGTGGAATTTTAGAGTTCAGTGGTATGTTAGAAGCATTAATTTCGAAGATATTATTAGTTGCAAAATCTACGGGAAGTTTAATTGCAGCGACATTAGCAAGTTGTTTCACTGTAAATGCGACATGTTCAGAGCAATATATCAGTATCGTAGTACCTAGTCGTATGTTTTTAAAAGCATTTATTGATAAAGGTTTACATCCGAAAAACTTATCTCGCTGTTTAGAAGATGGTGGTACACTTACAAGTGTATTTGTACCGTGGAATACATGTGGAGTATTCATTTTAGCAACACTAGGTGTGCATGTATTTGACTATGCACCATATGCCATTTTAAATTTTGTTGTACCAATTATTTCACTTATATACGGTTATACAGGATTTAAGATTGTAAAGATTAATAAAGAGGAGCAAG